The sequence below is a genomic window from bacterium.
CCATCTCGCGCTCACCCTGAAGCACGTGAATCTCCACCGAGGTCTGACTGTCAGAGGCGGTGGAGAATACCTCGGATTTGCGCGTCGGGATGGTGGTGTTCTTTTCGATGATCTTGGTCGCCACACCACCCAACGTCTCGATGCCGAGCGAAAGCGGAGTGACATCCAGCAGCAAGACGTCTTTCACGTCGCCGCCGAGCACGCCGCCCTGAATCGCAGCGCCGATCGCCACCACCTCATCGGGATTGACGCCGCGGTGCGGCTCTTTGCCGAAAAGATCACGGACGATCTGCTGCACTTTGGGCATGCGCGTGGAACCGCCCACCAGCACCACCTCATCGATCTGCTGGGCCGTCAGGCCGGCATCCTTGAGCGCGATGCGGCAGGGTTCTATCGTACGCTGGAACAGCGCATCGCACAATTGCTCGAATTTGGAGCGGGTCAGCGTCATGCTCAGATGCTTGGGACCGGAATCCGTGGCCGTGATGAACGGCAGGTTGATCTCGGTCTGTGCAGTGGTGGACAGCTCGCACTTGGCTTTTTCAGCCGCCTCTTTCAGACGTTGCACCGCCATGGGATCCTTGGACAGATCCACGCCCTCCAGCTTGACAAATTCATCCACCATCCAGTCGATGATGCGCTGGTCGAAATCATCGCCGCCGAGATGGGTGTCGCCGTTGGTGGACTTGACTTCGAACACGCCGTCGCCGATCTCCAGAACCGAGATGTCAAAGGTTCCACCGCCGAGATCAAACACCGCGATCTTTTCATTCTTCTTTTTGTCCAGCCCATAGGCCAAAGAAGCGGCGGTCGGTTCGTTGATGATGCGGCGCACATTCAGCCCGGCGATCTCGCCGGCCTCTTTGGTGGCCTGTCGCTGGCTGTCGTTGAAATAAGCCGGAACCGTGATGACCGCATCGGTGACCTTTTGGCCCAGATAATCCTCCGCCGTCTGCCGCATCTTTTGCAGAATCATCGCCGAGATCTCTTGCGGCGTGTACTCTTTTTCATCGGTCTTGACTTTGACTACGTCGTTCTGGCCGCGGATGACCTTGTAGGGAACCTCCTCCTGCTCGCGATGCACCTCATCGTAGCGCCGTCCCATGAACCGTTTGATGGAATAGATCGTTCTCTGAGGATTGGTGATAGCCTGGCGTTTGGCCACCTGACCCACCAGCCGCTCGCCGGCCTTGGTAAACGCCACCACCGACGGTGTGGTGCGCGCACCTTCGGAATTGGGGATGACGACCGGCTCGCCGCCCTCCATCACCGCAACACATGAATTGGTAGTTCCCAGATCGATACCGATTATTTTTCCCATGGTAATGGTCTCCCTCTATGTTAAATTGATATTGCCCGCACAGATCAAAATTTCTCCACAGGGACGAAATGCTTAACCTGGCCTGCACATGGATCTGCATTTGTTTAACAAATCTCATGCCAGGGAATTTATACGGAAATTACTAGTACCAAAACATAAAAAAACAGGCAGATAAAATAAATGACTCTATCTGCCTGAACAAAGAGCTTAATCTGCCATATCGCCTATAAATATGCCATAATGACAGAGAAATGGGTGGTTTTGCTCTCAAGCGGCTGCTTTGTCGGACTTTGTCTTGTCAGCCGAAGAGACGGCCGGCTTGCTGTCAGCGGGCTTGGACTCGTTGGCTTTGGAGCCAGCAGATTCTTTGCTTTGGTTGCTTTCGCCAGATGCAGGCGGAGGAGAGGATGATGTCATGGAAGAGTTGTTCTTTTTGTAATCCGTAATGTA
It includes:
- a CDS encoding zinc ribbon domain-containing protein yields the protein MPTYEYHCTLCHHRFEAFQKMSDAPIAACPQCDGPVQRLMGAGMGLIFKGSGFYITDYKKNNSSMTSSSPPPASGESNQSKESAGSKANESKPADSKPAVSSADKTKSDKAAA
- the dnaK gene encoding molecular chaperone DnaK yields the protein MGKIIGIDLGTTNSCVAVMEGGEPVVIPNSEGARTTPSVVAFTKAGERLVGQVAKRQAITNPQRTIYSIKRFMGRRYDEVHREQEEVPYKVIRGQNDVVKVKTDEKEYTPQEISAMILQKMRQTAEDYLGQKVTDAVITVPAYFNDSQRQATKEAGEIAGLNVRRIINEPTAASLAYGLDKKKNEKIAVFDLGGGTFDISVLEIGDGVFEVKSTNGDTHLGGDDFDQRIIDWMVDEFVKLEGVDLSKDPMAVQRLKEAAEKAKCELSTTAQTEINLPFITATDSGPKHLSMTLTRSKFEQLCDALFQRTIEPCRIALKDAGLTAQQIDEVVLVGGSTRMPKVQQIVRDLFGKEPHRGVNPDEVVAIGAAIQGGVLGGDVKDVLLLDVTPLSLGIETLGGVATKIIEKNTTIPTRKSEVFSTASDSQTSVEIHVLQGEREMAVDNRTLGRFHLDGIPPAPRGVPQIEVTFDIDANGILNVSAKDKATNKEQSIRITASTGLSKDEVEKMVNDAKMHAAEDKKKRELIDARNQADQIIYQTEKQIKEAGDKIDSETKNKLEAGIGRLREAVKTENVQEIKSGIEALTQLLHQMASKMYEAAGAQTAGAETASEPGPGRSDESKKPDAEEADFEVVDDKK